Below is a genomic region from Medicago truncatula cultivar Jemalong A17 chromosome 3, MtrunA17r5.0-ANR, whole genome shotgun sequence.
gtacatacaatgttttttctaaaactaggtttccATTTTATACCTCttccaattatcttatcttatctctctttctcccccaaaactctctaaaatctcaaaatagcccctaactaaatattttattttattttcaaatcttattttattaaacaacaaaataagtctcatctcctcataaaaatcgtcacatcacataaatcatctaaaatcatcgTAAGTCATCTAAATtatcataaatcacacatatattatataaatataatataactcgtctagactcaattaaataattaattaattaaaagtggtCGTTACACCAACAACTTCTTCACCACGAGTTAGTAATGCTACTGGAGCTTCATCACCAATGATAAGATCATCTACATCATGATCATAATACAAGTAAACTTCATTGTTGGATCTAATAGCAATGTTCACCATCCCAATAACATCAGTGTCGCTCAGTTAACGTTTTGGATGGGTAATGACTAACGGAAGAGACTTTCGGGGAGTTTGTTTTGCGTTTTCTTGACTTAGGGACGTGGTTGATAGCGATGTACACTTTCAGGGACCCAAATGAGGGTTTACTCCCAAAGTAATTGATGGTGCAAACTAAACGTTACCTTTCTTCATACATATTTCAATCactaatataagtaaaaattcattttttaaatacatttgattaatgatgtatgtgatatataataaaaaccaagaccacatacatcattaattgaatgtatataaaatataaatttttgcttatattagtgatcggagaatgaataaatataaatataatttgaaacaatttaaattaaaaaaaaagtgaaaaagaaaCTTGGAAGGGAAAATGCGGAAACCTATAAAGGAAAAGTGAAGATTGTGGACCCTAATACAAAGGACCCTGCATATCAGTAAAGATAAATGATCCTGCTTTCATAATAATGATGTTTCGTGAAGAATTGCCTTTGATTCGGTTTGGCTCTATATTAAGAGAAGACTTTGAGTTTTCTTTGGtcattctttaatattttttgagagattgATTAAACAAGATTGATTAATCCTCCTTACAGTGTAATTTTTTATCTTACTTTGGTAcgattattttgtttataaaaaaatataattacattaggttgcctaaaaaataaaatattaaagaatgACCACAAAGTCTtcctcttttgtttctttttcttttttggatagAAGCAAAGTCTTCCTTTTTCATGTGGATGCAAAGAAAAACGAATTCACTTCATCCagggtaattttttttaaactctttTTGGCCACCAAACTTTAAAACAATCACACAAATATCAGCATGTATCTCTAATAATGCATTTGATCTCCTTCTAGgttaaaccaggttcaatctcattctaagttaTCAATTAATCTTTAATAGGCatcttcaggcactcaaaaatatctaaggttcaactcaaaagtcaaaattacgaaatcttGAATGCTCTCtgggtcatgctcgctatggcgagttcagttgttcgctgtggcgagctgcgacgtgcaactcgcgaggcgagggaaattggttcgtgtggcgagcgatgaacttcatcactcgcgaggcgaggatcatcgttcgcgagggcgagcgatgaatataggctcgggaagaagtgcagtttttacgaaaattcaacaactctcatggttttaagcctaatttcgaccccataattcatcttaatcattatctaggGTCTAAGGACGGTTtatacatcaatctaacaacttatcatcattggatcatcaatttcatctattaaccctaatttcataaacttcttaattcaatcctaacttgttaatttgactATAAGAATTACATGGATTAAGAAAACTGAatcgttagtctcacccttaccttaattgatgaaaatcgCTGCCCTCCTCTTGTCTTCTCCCTTCTTTGGCTTTTTgtccctttttccaaaattaGATCGTACATAcagtgttttttctaaaactaggtttcctttttatacctcctccaattatcttatcttatctctctttctcccccaaaactctctaaaatctcaaaacagcccctaactaaatattttattttattttcaaatcttattttattaaacaacaaaataagtctcatctcctcataaaaatcgtgacatcacataaatcatctaaaatcatcgtaagtcatctaaatcatcataaatcacacatatattatataaatataatataactcgtctagactcaattaaataattaattaattaaaagtggtCGTTACACCAACAACTTCTTCACCACGAGTTAGTAATGCAACTGGAGCTTCATCACCAATGATAAGATCATCTACATCATGATCATAATACAAGTGAACTTCATTGTTGGATCTAATAGCAATGTTCACCATCCCAATAACATTAGTGTCGCTCAGTTAACATTTTGGATGGGAATGACTAACGGAATAGACTTTCGGGGAGTTTTTTTTTGCGTTTTCTTGACTTAGGGACGTGGTTGATAGCGAGGTACACTTTCAGGGACCCAAATGAGGGTTTACTCCCAAAGTAATTGATGGTGCAAACTAAACGTTACCTTTCTTCATACATATTTCAATCactaatataagtaaaaattcattttttaaatacatttaattaatgatgtatgtgatatataataaaaaccaagaccacatacatcattaattgaatgtatctaaaatatagatttttgcttatattagtgacgagagaatgaataaatatacatataatttgaaacagtttaaattaaaaaaaatgtgaaaaagaaaCTTGGAAGGGAAAATGCGGAAACCTATAAAGGAAAAGTGAAGATTGTGGACCCTAATACAAAGGACCCTGCATATCAGTAAAGATAAATGATCCTGCTTTCATAATAATGATGTTTCGTGAATAATTGCCTTTGATTCGGTTTGGCTCTATATTGAGAGAAGACTTTGAGTTTTCTTTGGtcattctttaatattttttgagagattgATTAAACAAGATTGATTAATCCTCCTTACAgtgtaattttttatgttacTTTGGTAcgattattttgtttataaaaaaatataattacattagcttgcctaaaaaataaaatattaaagaatgACCACAAAGTCTACCTCTACTGGAGTCTTCAAAGCACAAgtcaatgaatgaatgaaagaattgaaatatATTGTGAAAATAGTGTACTTATTAGTGTATTTAAAAATTAGTGTACAGTGTGTGTATAGACACACATTTGAAACTCTTATATAAGGAAGAGTTTTCTCCTGCAGCATTTTATTATCCATTTGAATTAGTTTTCAGCTCCCAGTAGATATGGCATCAGCATATGCAGAATCAAGTCCACTTATATCTTCCGATCATGTCAAGGCTGCTGTCACCGAGTTCGGTAtgatatttatttcttatttttcttcaaaaactaaCTATGGATTAGTATAAACAAAGTAATGTTTTGGATTGTGTTAGTACGTATGCTTaaggatgcaaaaaaaatataaaaaaaaataatatatcgaTCATAGTAAGTAATCTTTATGATAAAAGTATAAAGTTTACAAGATAATTCGAAGCTAATCTCCTTAGTTGAAAAGCTTAATTCTTCTAGTTATAAGCTTGCTAGTCATATGTACTTGACTCGGACAAAAGCTTCTATATtttataatcacttttaacaGATAATGCATTTTTATGATTTAAGGATAGTgtgtttaaaaatattgtagttaactatttttttctccTATGATACAAACTCATGTTGTCACACTGTTATCGCCAAAAGCTAGAGGATTTAACCACAGTTACTATCTACCCCTTCACTTAGCAATACTGAAAGGCGACTGGAAATCTACAAGAGCTTTCCTTGATAACGATCCAAGTGCATTGACAGCGAAGGTTACGGTATATGGTAGGACTGCACTACATGTTGCAGCTGTAGGATCTCAATGGATCATTGTTGAGATGTTGTTGCAGCGTATGCCTACAAATATTCTAACAGAATTGGATTTTATGGGTTGTACTTGCCTTCACTATGTTGCATTGAGCGGCAAGGTAGATGTTGCAAAAAAATTGGTGGCTAAAAATTCTTCTGTTACACAAGTTActgattttaaaggatttacaCCACTCATCTATAGTCTTACTTCTACAAGACACAGGGACATGGTTTGGTATCTTTTAACGAATACGACAGATGAGAGACCTGGGTGTCCATTTTCTGGTCCTTCTGCTAGTCAACTTGTTGCTTTGCTCACTGCCTCTGGATTTCACggtaattaaaattatttgctGAATGTGTAAATACTGCAACTCTTTTCAGTCCTGATTCATGTCATAGAACGAGTTATTAAGTTTATCATGTTAGTATCTTCGAAGCTTTAACTATGAATAGTGTGATAGACACTATTGTTGACAACATTATTCTTGCCAAGAAATATTAGTAGGCATATGCAGCAATTTATTGCTTCAAGGATATCGTGTTACGGTAAGTGGTGTTTATTGGTGAAATTAATAACAACTGCTACTGATCATAGTGATGAACAAGTTGCAGTATAATTCACTCCAGTGCTTATCTAATTAAAGTACAGTGTTTTTTCTGGACAAatttcgatatatatatatatatatgctgcATAAACCACAGGAGTCGCATTCTTGCTAAAGATCTCCAATAGTTAGAATTTCACTAGACTCAATGAAGTTACACTAGAAAGCAAAAGTAATGTACTAATAGGGGTGGAAATGGGCTAGGCTGGGCCGGGCTTTGTAAGGTCTGAGCCTGGCCTACTTCAAAAATTATAGGCCTGAGTCTGGCCTATTACCCGTTATAGGCTCATTTTTGAGGATTGGCCTGACCTTTTTAAAGGCCTGATGAAGtctgaaagcctatttaaaagccaATTTTATGCTAAGGCCTGACAACACATGTAAGCCTATTCCTAAATAGGCCAAAACTTATTAAGGCCTAAAGCACACAAATATGTTTGCTACTAAATAATGAATTCTTCGGAAGGTCTAATCACACCAATATATCAGCTACTAAATAACCAATCATATGAAGGCTTttgtttatgaagaaaaaaaaacttcaaaaatatcaataatgcaagatatattatatatgaaaagattaataggccggcctgaTGGGCTTAATAGGCTTTTTTGCAAGCCTTAGGCTGGCCtgtttaattaaatgaaaattgtttttctgacaatgaaaatttcctattgacacaagtaaaatacgcaAATGCCCCTAACGGCCGTTAACAAAAGCTCAATGATACGCCagcagttaacaaccgctggcACCAGCGGAAGTTAACTACCGTTCATACCAATTAACAGAACCGGTGCACTCTACACTTGGTTTTTCCAGGAACTTTGGCTTGTTTTTGCATCCTGTTGGAAATTAAAGTTAATAACAAGGATATGTCGGGAAATTAACACGTAcgtacaaaataatatttaacagATAAAATTAAAACGCAAGAAATAATACAAAAGGTATGTCGGAAAATGTCATACAAATACCAAAATGTACGGAACATGTCATAATTATAAATCACAGTCACaaagtacataaaaaaaaaccctaatcaTAATCAACCCTGCTGCCTAGCATGCCTCGACCCCCTGCACCGCCTCGCAATTTGATACGTAAGGGCAGGGCGACCAGTACCGGCTATCCGTATCACCTCCTGGACAATCTCCTCTTTAGTCATCTCGGCTTGCCTGGCCACAATATCGTCAGGTATATGCACCACATACAGGATGATCATCAGTGTGTCAAGCATCTCTCTGGCATGCTCTTCCTCTATAATCTGGTCCACGTTCTCCGGCCTGGGAGGAGGTCCTTCATCAGGTGGGAGAATACGAGGGTGAGAGACTTTGGCATACCAAGCCATCTAGCTAGGCGCATGATGCCATGGTCTCTTACACGCATCTCCCCAAGCAGTGAAGTACCACGCATGAGCGTTTTGCAACACGGTGGTGAGATCATGCGTAGGCACCTGAGCGACAGATGACGGATGTCTGGGAACATCCTGTACATAAAAAAGCTTCCTCTTTACCCGCTTAGGTAAATGACGGTACACCCTCTCCATCCCACACATCAGCCATCTCGAGTAAGCGACAATAGGCTGAAATGGGTGCACGTCTCTATGATCACCATAAGTAGAAAACCTGACGTCATCCACCTCCAAGCGATCCAGGCGTGAGCGGTAATGGTGCATATCAGCATGGCCTCTACTATAAAAAGAGTCGTACTCCCAGCCATCGTTTTGTTATTCAGAATAACAGAATCATCCAGATAGTCGTACAGGTACGCTAAGGCCATCCCTCCCCATGACCACATCCCAATCGCCTGCAAGTCCGCCATACAATCAAGATATATCAAGTCGATGTGTCTGTTCGTTTTGTAAGTGAACAACACACAATCGACGAGATATAGAAGCAAACTCCTCACACACCACTGTCTTCTCCTGGCTCTCTCCTGCAGCTCCTCCCTCGTCAATGGGTCCTCCAGCCGTCTAGCCTCTATCAGGTGGTCTTCATAAACCCGCTTCAATGTGGGATAACTGATATGACCAGCAGACTCAGTCCTAATCTCAGCCATAGCATTAGCATCTGACATACCCAACAACCTGGTCATCAAATCAATCGCATGCTACTGACCCATTGCTCATCGTGGTCTAGCATGCAGCCGTGAATAGGAATGTGTAGGAGATTATACACATCGTCCAAAGTGATCGTCATCTCCCCCATAGGTAGATGAAAACTACTGGTCTCCGTGTGCCACCTCTCGCACATAGCACGTATCATGGATGGGTCACGGTAAAATACCCCGTGTATATCAAATCATGTAGGCCAGACCCCTCCACAAGCTCCAAAAACCACCTCAAACACGCCTCCGGCTTACCAAGCTCTTTCATGTTTTTCCCTACATTTATACACAGGTAACCCGTCTGATCATGCCACAtctaaaattcaaattaattaagacATTGTCactaatttatataattaaaacacttacgctaaataatattatataattaaaacacttacgctgcataatattatataattaaaaccctaaccctagattcttttaaataattaaaacatttacgctacataatattatataattaaaacactaacgctacataatattatataattaaagaaCTAACGCTACCTTCTTGTagataattaaaacacttacgctacataatattatataattaaaacaattaCGCTACATAATATTGTATAATTAAAACATTAACACTACATtctttgaaataattaaaacacttatgctacataatattatataattaaaacacttacactacattcttttaaataattaaaacatttacgctacattattttaaataattataacatttacgctacattattttaaataatcactttaaagcatttaaataattttaaataatttaaacactTACATTATGATGGTTCACCAAAAGATGGTTCTCCACGTGCCTCGCGTAGTCGGACAACAGTGACGTGGTCTCAGGTCCTCCAGGATAGGGAGGATCTCCAACAGGATATGGCGGTAATTGTGGAACACGACGACGTCGTCGCTGAGTTTGAGGCTCAGGTTCACCCTCAGGAATAACACTCTTTGCCCCCATATAATCCGCCACAACATCCTCTGGCACCTCCACATCACCTACCACCTTTTCATCCTCTGCCTCGTCCTCCGGCAGATAGAACATTATATCCTCCTACATCCGATCATATCCCTGAAATCCCTCCGCATACTCATACGTCTGTGTCGGATCAACCACCTGGGAGGAGTAATCCATATGTGGCTGTGAGCTCTCTACACCTAGCCTCACGTTCCTCCGCTTTCGAGTCTTCGGGACATACGGGTTTTGGTCAACCTTTTCCTTCCGAGCGCTAGCGGTACTTTGCGCATCCTATCCTCTCTAATAACCCGCTGCCGCTCATCCTCGTCCTTAGCCATAtctgttcaatttttttaaaaaaaacacaaataagcGGACAATGTATTTAAGCATTTCCTTAAAAACTATATACTTTTAAGACATTTAACATAGCATAAAAATCCAACCAAGTAACatgtaacatataaaaaaagaaacttaGGCATTCATACAAATCCacactccttcaaaaaaaaaaaatacaaatccaCACTTAGAATCCAAGCTTATAATATACCACATTTATATAACATACCACATTATGTCATTCTTCAAACTTgcgaaaaaatttaaaaatttaagcttataataattataacgtatatactttataaaattgaagatatttgaaaataaattacacaaaaaaaaaaaaagattttctcACTTATGCATTTTATCAAGGGTTAATGGTACTTTACCcacctgtaatataggtcatttttggttttaccccctgtaaaatattttttttattttaccccctgtaaaatatttttttttttggaatacccccctaataggtcataaaaaaacgactttaattttttattttttttcgtttttttatgacctattagggggatattccaaaaaaaaaaatatttacagaggggtaaataaaagaaaaaattttacaggaggaaaaataaaaaatgacctatattacagggggtaaaacatcATTAACCCTTTTATCAAACACCTTATGAGCATTCTAAATTAGGAGCATaattagtgttatttgaacatctaaagGGCTACATTGTACCTACATTGTCTCTAAACAACAATTACATCATAAACAATCCATCTAAACATCTAAATCAtgcttaattttcaattttctaacATAacctaaaactatctaaaactAACATTTTGCTCAAATTTATGAAAACTAACACCCTAAACAAACTACATTGCATGTAAATAGGAAGGAAATAACTTACTTGtgaattaattgatgaaatttgaatgattttcgaGCAAATTGAAGTTTGGGTGATTGTTggttatatttttgaatgaagtTTGCATGTATGTAATGAGAAACTGGAGGTTTCTGCGATATGTTAAGATACAGAATGCAACAGTCGGTAACTACCGCTGGCACCAGCGTCTGTTAACTACCGGCGATTCTTCCAACGGTTGTTAATTACTGCTGGGGGCATTtacgtattttacttgtgtcaataggaaggTTTCATCGTCAAAAAAGCAAGAGAATTAAgaatgtttgttgttgtttaattttgttgacaatttcttttgtttttcaaggTTAACCTTTATGAGAGAGAATTAGTTAACTTTTTCATAGAGTATATTGCTTCTTGTATCGTAAACAAAATTCACGAACCATTTGAGAATGCATTACAACCCTTAAATTCTACGTTTGACTGAATTCGTGGATAGGTGAAGGTAAAAAAGGGGTCCCACTATAAATGCACTCGTGATGCTCTCGTGAGAGAGGCCGTCGCGACATCTAGCTTTATTCTTATATGATTTTTTCTAGATtatctttgaagaatggtgCGTAATTTACctaccaaccaatgaaaatgaacaatttgtttgtggggtcaagatagttcatggataccagttaaaaatgtgcttatgtgactaatgtgtattggttgagacaaattacccaccattcttccatgggtaccctactTGTCAcctatatattattatacaGAGAAATATGTAATATTCATGATACAATATTTTTAACAGCTTGATATATGTTTAAAATGCTAAAGTATCCAAAGTTTCAAACATTTATGCATGTAACTATTTATTTCTTCAGAATTATTTTGTTGCTTTAATACCAAgcatataataatatttctcATATGTTTATATCCTTTTTAAATTTTCCATGCATAGATATCACCATGCATCTTCTGCAGCGCTACCCTGGTTTGGCAACAATTTCTGATTCAAACGGAAGCATTATACTCAATGTTCTGTCAAAATTACCATCACACTTTCCAAGTGGAAACACGTATGTGCCTCCCACTATATTCTTTTACAAACGTAAGTAATTTTTCTAAGCATAATTCTTTTGTCGAACAAACTGCTTGATTGTAACACTCTTCTTCCTTACTGAGATTTAACATTTCTGAAACTATATCAGATGCTCCTGTGGAACTTGAATTATTACCTAATGATCCTCATTCTGGAAAGATAATATCGAATTTACTTCAACATTTTTTTGGTATGGTAGCTCATCTCATGGATTCTCTAAACTTTCGTTTcttttgaaacattttttttatacataacaTAGATATTTTCATTTGCAGCTCATTGGAAGTCAATTAGAGATGCAAAGTTGACACATCTATCTGCTGTAAGATTGACTGAATTTGTTTTCTCACAAGCTTCAGCCATGAATGACTACCAATTCTACGAATCTTTTGTGAGTGCGGACATTATTTTCAACGCAACATCATCTGGCATAGTTGAAATTTTAAGcatttgttttcagttttttccTGAATTGGTTTGGACTCACATTCCAAATGAAGGGTATCTGATTCAAATTGCCATCAAGAATAGACAAGAAAAAGTAATTAGACTTCTATCCGAGATGCCAATCATTTGCAAGCTTTTAGTGTTAGCAATAGATGAATCAAATAACACTACATCGCACCTGGCAGCAAGGGTTTGTTCTAACAATAAATCAACTTTAGGTGCAGCATTACAAGTTGAAAGAGATTCACAGTGGCTTCAggtttgtttaatttaaatctCATAAGTACtttcttattaattttgatGTCAATCTAGTTTCTATCTTTTAAAATGTTTACACGGTTTAAACATTTCATTAATGATCATATAAAAGTATAATATAAAGAATATTTCACAACTCCAACAACACAAGTAGACCATCGTTCAAAACAGTGACGTCACAATCctaaatcaaaactaaaaaggAACATGTTAATTATGATGAATTAGATATTGTAACAATAATTATGTAGTTTAGATGTTATCTTGATGAATTGAAGAAGTAATTTATCTATTTAAAGTTTGATTAAAAAACATTGTTAACATAAAGCTATATTTAACTTCACATGAAATTTTATCAATGTTAAAGAATACCACATATAGTTTTATCGAAATtgtataaagttattgataacTTAGCTACATATATACGTCATTAACAGGAAGTAGAGAAATTGAATCACCCTTTCCATAAAgtagttaaaaacaaaaatggtaaAACAGCCCGAGAAGTGTTCATTGAAGAACATAAACCAATGGTTGAAGAAGGGAATAATTGGATAAGGGATAGATCAAACGGTTGTATGTTAGTGGCAACTCTTATTGCGACAATCACCTTTGCAGCTGCAATAACTGTACCTGGAGGTAACAACCAAGAGAAAGGAATACCAATATTCTTGCTACATAAAAAATTCACTGTGTTTATTGTGTCAGATGCAATAGCCTTCTATTGTTCAATGGCTTCTCTTATGAATCTTTTACCAGAGACAAAAGGACCCATCAACGAAGAAGGTATTCAAACTGAACTTGTTATTAGATTAAAGCTCGGTTTGTATTATTTGCTTATTGCCTTAGTGGCAACAACGATAGCGTTTGCTGCAGCTCTGTCTATGCTTCTAGAGAAGAGATTTAAATTTTCTATAGTTTATATTTCTTCTCTTGCTTGTCTTCCACTTCATTATGCTACAAGTGTTCTATATCCTAATTTGAGGAGAATAAAGCTCTTGCAATCTATCGCAGCATTTGTCTGAATCATGTATTATGAAGCACATT
It encodes:
- the LOC25490640 gene encoding uncharacterized protein, producing the protein MASAYAESSPLISSDHVKAAVTEFARGFNHSYYLPLHLAILKGDWKSTRAFLDNDPSALTAKVTVYGRTALHVAAVGSQWIIVEMLLQRMPTNILTELDFMGCTCLHYVALSGKVDVAKKLVAKNSSVTQVTDFKGFTPLIYSLTSTRHRDMVWYLLTNTTDERPGCPFSGPSASQLVALLTASGFHDITMHLLQRYPGLATISDSNGSIILNVLSKLPSHFPSGNTYVPPTIFFYKHAPVELELLPNDPHSGKIISNLLQHFFAHWKSIRDAKLTHLSAVRLTEFVFSQASAMNDYQFYESFVSADIIFNATSSGIVEILSICFQFFPELVWTHIPNEGYLIQIAIKNRQEKVIRLLSEMPIICKLLVLAIDESNNTTSHLAARVCSNNKSTLGAALQVERDSQWLQEVEKLNHPFHKVVKNKNGKTAREVFIEEHKPMVEEGNNWIRDRSNGCMLVATLIATITFAAAITVPGGNNQEKGIPIFLLHKKFTVFIVSDAIAFYCSMASLMNLLPETKGPINEEGIQTELVIRLKLGLYYLLIALVATTIAFAAALSMLLEKRFKFSIVYISSLACLPLHYATSVLYPNLRRIKLLQSIAAFV